In Helicobacter anatolicus, the sequence AGGGCAGAAAATGTCGGTTGTTGAGATATTAAAAAAACTTGTAAGTTATCCTACAGTTACACCAAAAGAATGTGATATTTATACTTATATTAAGAATCTTTTGCCTGATTTTGAGGCATTAAGTTTTAATAAAAATGAAGTAAAGAATCTATTTTTATATAAAGTTTATGGGGACTTGCCTAAAAATACTTCCTTAGATAATCTTATGCATTTGTGTTTTGCAGGACATGTTGATGTAGTTCCTGCTGGAGAGGGTTGGGGGAGTGATCCTTTTGTTCCCATGCTAAAAGATAATAAGATTTATGGTCGCGGCACGCAGGATATGAAAGGTGGTATTGCAGGATTTTTAGATGCATTAATGCAAAATACTCACAAGATAACAGAACCAAAGATTATTTCTATTTTATTAACTAGTGATGAAGAAGGAGTAGGGGTTGATGGTACAAGATATGTATTAGAAGAATTAAAAAAAATCAATCTTTTACCGCATTTTGCTATCGTAGCAGAGCCAACAAGCAGTCAAGAATTTGGTGATACAATTAAGATTGGGCGAAGAGGATCTATTAATGGAGTGTTGCATATTTTAGGAAAACAAGGGCATGTTGCATATCCTGAGAAATGTATCAATCCTGTGGAGGTTTTGGGTGAAAGATTAGGCATGCTTGCAGGGGTAAATCTTGATAATGGAGATGAATTTTTTGCACCTTCAAAGCTTGTGATTACTGATATTCGTGGGGGTATGGAAGTAGTTAATGTGACACCAAATGATTTAAAAATCATGTTTAATGTAAGAAACAGCACACTAACTACTAAAGAAAGTGTAGAAAAATATCTTATTGATACATTAAAGGGAATAGATTACCATTTAGAGTTAAAGCAAAGTTCTTATCCTTTTAGAAGCCTAAAAGATGGTTTTTTGGTGAAAAATTTTCAAGAAATTTTACAAAATCTTATAGGAAAAGAGGTAAAGTTAAGCACAAGTGGTGGGACAAGTGATGCAAGATTTTTTGCACAACATCAAATTGAAGTGATAGAATTTGGTGTAATAAATGATAAAATACATAGTATTGATGAATGTGTGGAGATTAAGGAATTAGAGCTTTTGTCTCAAGTTTTTTTACAAATCATACAAAAATTTTTAGGAGTAGAGAATGCAAAAAGTAATTTTAATGAAGGGTGATAAGATTGGTGAGGGTGAATTAGGGAAAATGGTAGGTGCAGGATTTATACAAGCTATTTGTATGCAATGTGAAAAAAATCAAAATTTATTACCTAAGGCAATAGTTTTTTTGAATAATAGTGTTTTATTTGGTTTAGAGGAAACAAATAAAGAGGTTTTTGCCGCATTAAAAAAATTAGAATCTATGGGTGTAGAATTGGAGTTTTGTGAGACTTGTTTAAATTATTTTAATATTAAAGATAAGTTAGCAGTAGGTAGAATAAATCATGCAATGTATATTAGTGAACTTTTATTGAGTGCTGAGGTACTTAGTTTATGAGTGAAAAGCTTACGCATTTTGTACAGTGTGCAGGGTGAGCTGGAAAAGCAGGTCCGGGAGATCTTTCACAAATTTTTTCTAGCTTAAGCCAACCACAAAATCCAAACCTTGTTGCAGGTTTTGAGCACAATGAGGATTGTGGAATTTATCAGATTGATTCTAATAATTTTTTGTTGCAAAGCGTGGATTTTATTACTCCAGTGGTAGATGATCCTTATATTTATGGAAAAATTGCTGCAGCAAATGCTTTGAGTGATATTTTTACAATGGGGTCTGAAGTGCAAACCGCATTAAATATATTGATGTGGGATAGAGAGCATGTAAGCAAGGAGGCGTTAGGGGAAATTCTAAAAGGTGGTATGGAAAAGATAATAGAATCTAATGCTGTTTTATTAGGAGGGCATACCATTATTGATAGGGAGCAAAAATATGGACTTAGTGTGAGTGGAATCGCACAAAAATTTTGGAAAAACAATACTGCAAAAATCGGTGATGTTTTGATTTTATGTAAGCCTATTGGTAGTGGTATTATTACAACTGCACTTAAAAAAGAAAAACTCTTGTTATCTCAAGCACAAATTTGTATAGATTCTATGCAGCTTTTGAATTTATATGCAATGCGTGTTGCAAAAAATTATCCTATTAGCGCATGTACCGATATTACTGGTTTTGGGTTAATTGGGCATATTTATGAAATGTGTAGAGAAGATTTAGGAGTAAATCTTTTTGTAGATAGCGTGGCGATTTTTCCACAGGTAACGGAACTAATCTTGCAGGGGTGTGTTTCAGGTGGTAGTAAAAACAATAAAGCCTATTATGAAAAATATGTTAAAAAAGAAAAAGAAATGCAAGAAGATATCTTTTTGTATGATGCACAAACTTCAGGTGGAATTGTTTTTGCTTTGTCAAAAGAAAAGGCAAAATTTCTACTTGATGAGTTGAAAAAAACAAAGTATGAATATGCAAGTATTATTGGCGAGTTTGTACCACGAAGAGGTGATTGTGCAATCGTATTGGGATAATGGAGGATTTTTTTGAGAATCTTAAGTATTGTGGGATTATTTTTGTTATTTATGACAGGTTGTGTGAAATTGAATATGGGATATTATTCAGTATTACAAAAAGATTATCGTTTTAATATTAATGCGCCTTTGGTGATTATGCATGATACAAATGATTTGTTATCGGCATATTATGTAGATTTGATTATTTATGAATTGCAAAAAAGAGGGTTTAATAGCATTTATAAGCAAAATGAGTTGCATCTCTCTGGAGCTAGAAATGCGGTATATATTCGTCTTTTTAAGGATATACGATCCTATCCTAGCGTGAGTTATAATTATAGTGTAATTAATGATGGTGTGGTTTCATCTTGTTATTTTTATGGTGAAAAGTTTTATTGCGATAATTCTCCACAAAAAAGTTTTAATTTGACAGATTTTTCGCAACGCACTAATTATGCTTTGAGTTATCATTTTACGCTTGATTGGTATGATTTAAACACAAAACGGCGAATTATGTATGTTGATGGAAGTGTGCAGGGGAAAACTTGTGGTTATAATTATGTATTTAGAGATTTGATTTATCATACAATTAATCGTATGGATTTTACGCGTGAAGAAAACTATAATTATACCTCTCCTTTGCCTTATTATTGGGTTTGTGATTAATGATTATTAGAAGAAGTTTTAATTTTTGTGCTGCACATATTGTGAGAAATTGCACATCAGAGCGTTGTTCAAGAAGTTTGCATGGACATAATTATAAAGTTGAGGTGTTTGTAAGTGCTAAAAAACTTGATAATGCGGGAATGGTGTTAGATTTTGGAATCTTTAAAAATCAGATTGCGGAGTTTATTGATAGTTTTGATCATGCACATCACTTTTGGAATAAAGAAAATGAAGAAGTAAAAAATTTTTATCGTATGCATTCCAAACGCTATGTGGAATTGAGTGTTAATCCTAGTGCAGAAAACTATGCATTATTATTTTTGTATTTTATAAATAAGATTTTAGGTGCGATGCAATATGAAAATAATGAAGGGGAGATTATATTAGAATCTGTGCGCGTACATGAAACAGAAAATGGTTATGCAGAGGCTTTTAAAGAAGATCTAGATAATATTGATTTTATGCGTGAAATAAATTTGGAGAGTATTGTTTTTTCTAAAGGAATTATGGAAGTATGGAAAGATAGAAAGATGATGGATAAAATGAAGAATTATTATATTATAGGCGGAGAAAAACCTTTTAAAAATCCTATTCCTACACAACAGATTCTATGTTAAAAATTGTAGAAATTTTTTATAGTATTCAAGGGGAGGGAAAATATATTGGAAGCCCTAGTGTTTTTGTGCGTGTGGGATTATGTAATCTTAAATGTAGGGGCTTTGGGCAAGAAATTTCCTATAGAGGAAAGAGACTTGTAGGCTGTGATAGTATTTATGCAGCTAATGCAGCTTTTAAGGAGGAATGGACAAATTTTAATAATGCAAAGGATTTGATTGAAGCGATCAAAAAAGTTGCAAAAACACAATATTATGATATTGTTTTGACAGGAGGGGAACCAAGTTTATATTTTGATAACCCTGTACTTTTGGAAACCTTAGAGTATTTTTTGGCAAGATCTCATCGTATTTGCGTGGAGAGTAATGGGAGTATATATTTTACTTTTAATGAGATTTTAAAACAAATTGAATTTACTTTGAGTGTGAAATTAAGCAATAGTTTGGAGGAAAAAAATAAGCGTGTAAATATTCCCGCGATACAAAATATTTTAGATCATGCAAAAGATGTAGTTTTTAAATTTGTTATAGATGAAGCATTATGTCAAGAAGAGAAGGGGATCAGTGAGATCAATGAGATTTTATCACAAATTTCTGGGAGCTATGAAGTATATTTAATGCCAATGGGAAGTGAGACTATAGTGCTTGATAGGAATATTCAAGCAATTCTTCCATTATGCTTAAAATATAATTTTAAACTTACAGATCGACTACATATTAGAATCTGGGGAGATAAAAGAGGGGTGTAATTGCCTCTATATTTTCTAGATTATTTATTTTTATAGATAATAATGCATTGCACAACAAGAGCAAAGCCCATTGCAAAATAAATAAAATTTTTTGAAAAATGGATTTTAAAACTATCTAGCATTAAAGTTGCACCAATTAAAATCAATATACAAAGTGCCAAAACTTTGATAGAAGGGTGATGATGTATAAAATTTGTAATATACCCTGATACAAAAAGCATAATAAGCACGGTAATAATGATCGCTATACTGGCAAGAGAGATAATGTGTTGAGATTTTGTGGTAATATCTTGTAACATTCCAACTGCAGTAATCACAGAATCTAGAGAAAAAATAATATCTAGGATTCCAATTTGTATAACACTTAACCAAAAGTTTGTTGAGTTTTTGGTATCAAGAGTGGAATATTCTTGAGTTTTGAAAGAGAGTTCTTTGAGTTCTACAATACTTTTATAAATTAAAAAGGCTCCACCACAAAAAAGAAATAAATCTTTTCCAGAAAATGAAAAATTTGCAAAATACACTAAAGGAGAAGTAAGTGTAACAATCCAAGTAATAGAAAAAAGTAGAGCAATGCGCATAAACATTGCTAGAATAAGTCCTAAAATTCTTGCCTGATCTCTTTTTTTTTGAGAAAGTTTTGAAGTTGCAATAGCGATAAAAACAAGATTATCAATTCCCAAAACAACTTCTAATGCAATAAGAATACATAAAACCCCCCATGTGCTTGGATCATAAATCCATGCAAACATTTATAACCAGCCTTTTTTCTTAAAATATAAAACAGGAAGAATGGTTGATACCACCATTACAATAATTGCAATTGGATAGCCAAAAGCCCATTCTAGTTCAGGCATATTTTTGAAGTTCATTCCATAGATTGTTCCAATGAGTGTGGGGGGCATCATAGCCATGGTTGCAACGGTAAAAAGTTTGATGATTTTGTTTTGTTCGATATTGATTTGGTTAGTAAATAGACTTTGTACATTATCCAAAATATTCATATTAACTGTTGCGAATTCTACAAGAGAATTAAGGTCTTTTAATACAATATTGAGATTTTTTTTGGTATCCATGTCAATTTTATCACTTTTTAAAAGCGCAGTAATCGCCCTTCTTTTGTCAGCTAGAGAATCTCTTACGCTCATATTAATTTCTTGTAAGTTTGAGAGGCGTTGTAAAATATTTGTGTAATCAGGTTGATCTTTGTCAAAAACTTCTTTTCTTAATATTTTTGTTTCATGGCCTACTTCTTCTAACATATCCGCATCTTTTTCAACACGTACTTCATAGATTTTACTGATAAGATCAAAGCCATCTTCAAAATTTTTAGGACTAGCTAAAACTCTTTGTTGAATTTCATCAAAAACCTTGAAATCCCCATATCTAATAGTAAATAAGATTCCATTATAAAGGATAAAAGTTACAGTCTCATTGTGAAGCTGCAATTTGGCAGGACGCACTAAAAAAAAACTATTAATAGTTACACTAGTGCTATCTTCCCAATATCTTGCACTTTGCTCGATTTCTTCTCTTTCTTCTTTGGTGGGGATATCAAGCTTATAGGTTTTAGCAATATATGCAACCTCTTCAAAGGTAGGGTGCAATAAATCAATCCATAAAATAATTTGATCTTTGAGTTGTATGGTATCTGTATTGCTAAAGCTTTCTCTTACAACAAGAGAGTTTTTTTTGATAAAAATATTCATCATTTTTTAAGCCTTTTTATCAAGCACTTCAAAAGCTGGTAAAATTTTTCCCTCTAAAAGTTCGAGTGAAGCACCTCCACCAGTAGAGATAAAACTCATATTTTCTCTTTCACCTGCCTTATCTACCGCATCAGCCGTATCACCCCCACCAATGAGCGAAAATGCATAAGAATCGCTAATTGTATGTGCAATAGAGAAAGTTCCACGAGAAAACTTTGGATTTTCATAGATTCCTAATGGTCCATTCCAAATAATTGTTTGGCTTGCACGAATTACTTGATTGAATAATCTTGTTGTAGCAGGACCGATATCTACTGCCATAAAACCTTGCGGAATATCTTGTGATGGTGAAGTTTGTATATTAGCATTATCTTCTAAGCTATTTGTGCTAATTACATCTACAGGAAGATAGATTTTTACTTTCTTTTGGACTGCTAAGGCAAGGATTTTTTTAGCATCTTCTAGTAATCCATCTTCAACAAGAGATTTTTGCATATCATAACCAAGTGCCTTTAAAAACGTATTGCTCATTGCACCACCAATAATTACTTTATCTACAACATCAAGAATATTATAAAGAAGTGCTAATTTAGAGCTTACTTTGCTACCTCCTACAATAAGTAGCACAGGTTTGATAGGATTAAAAAGTGCTTTGGCAAAAGAATCGATCTCTTTTTTTAGCAATAATCCCGCGACTTTTTGCGCTGTAAATTTTGCGATTCCATAAGTACTGGCATGTGCTCTATGACTTGTTCCAAAAGCGTCATTGACAAAAACATCGCATAGTAAAGCAAGCTTTTTGCCAAATTCTGTATCATTTTGTTCTTCTTCAGGATAAAATCGGATATTTTCTAGCAAAATGATTGATTGATTATCAAGTGTATTTTGTAAATCTTTTGCTTGCTCGATTGTTTCTGCAAAAGTGATATTCTTGTTTAATAAACGCTCTAAGCGTTTAAGAATGTGTCGCAAAGAATGTTTATGATCTCTAGACTTTGGTCTGCCAAGATGGCTTACTAAAACAATATTTTTTACATGATTATCAATACAATAATTAATTGTTGGTAATGCTTCTCTAATCCTTGTATCATCTGAAATATTAAATTCCTTATCCATAGGGACATTAAAATCTACACGAATTAAGATCCTTTTGTTTGTAATATCTATATCTTTAATACTTTGAGTTTGTTGCATAAGGTTAATGCCGGCTACTTGTAACATAGAGAACTCCTTATTTTTTTGGTTATTTTATCAAAAATTAAAACATTTTTTTAAGCAGAACTTTTCCGTATTCTACTCCTGGTTGATCATAAGTATTGATATTTAAAATCACTCCCACTGCAGATGTTAAAAGTTCAAAATAAATAATTAATCTTCCAACACTATTTTCACAAAGTACGTCAATTTCTATACAGTCTGTAGGGATTTTTTCATTTTGTATGGCTTGCATGGTTGCAATTTGCTGCATGTTAAGAAGTTTGGCAAAAGAAGTTCCATTGACAAAATTTGTATCTTCTAGATATTCTAGAGAAAGATTGGGAATTTTTGGTTTAGCATATTTGGCTTGATTGAGACTAATAAATGTAATGGTTTTATCCATAACGCCCTGTGTAATGAGTTGCAAAAATGAGTGTTGGTCAATACTGCCAATTAGGCTAATTGGAGTAAGTCCAACTTTTTTGCCATAAATATCAATTTTACCAAGAGATTCTCCCCAGAGTTGCACAAACCAAGCATTAAAATTTTTAAAAACACTAGAGTAGGAAAAAAGAATATTTATAGGATAACGTTCTTTGTTTTTTGCAAGAAAAATTGCTTTTTTTAATACATGCTCTTCTTTACGTTGTAAAAAATTTTTTTGAAAATTATATGCTCCTTCTAGAATCTTTTCTACATCATACCCCAAAAGTTTGAGTGGCAAAATTCCCACAGTGCTTAATATGGAAAAGCGACCACCAATATTTTTATTAATTCCAAAACATTGAAATGCATTTTTTTGCGCAAAATTCCAAAGAGGAGAAAAATCATCAGTGATAAAAATGAGATGTTTTTTGTAAGCAGAATCCATAAGATTGTATTTGTTGATTACAAACTTGAGTAAAGATGAAGTTTCAATTGTGGTGCCAGATTTTGAAATCGTAATAAAAAGAGTGCTTTTTAAAGAAATTTTACTGAGATTTTTTTGAATTTCAATAGGGTCAGTATGCTCTAAAAAACGTAGTTTTATAGGTTTTCTTGATTCTAGGTGTTTGAGCATACCATCAATGGCTTTAAGTCCAAGGGAACTACCCCCAATTCCTATAATTACGATATTTCTTATATTTTCTAAAAAAGTAGAGTTTTTTTGAATAAAATCATTAGAATCTTGTATTGCTCTTTTATCACTAGTAAGATCGTAGTAGCCTGTTTTTTTTTGATGGATTTCTTCTTGCAAGAGATGAAATACTTTATCTAAAGCATTCTTGTTGGGTTTTGCAAGATTATTGTCTAGGGTATTTTTATCAAAAAAATGTGTAAAATTTAACATTTATACCCTTAGAAATCCATCATATATGCACACATATCTACAAGTCGATGGGAATATCCCATTTCATTATCATACCAAGCAAGAACTTTTGCAGTATTTCCCTGTACTAAGGTTTTGTCTGGGACAAAAATCGCACTGTAGCTTGATCCAATAAAATCGCTTGATACACATTTTTCTTCATCTATAAGTAAGAGATCTTTGAGATAGCTTTGTTCTGCTTCTTTAAAGGCCGCATTGATTTCTTCTTTGGAAGCTTGTTTTTCTAGATTTAAAGTGAGATCTACCAAACTTACATCAGGAGTTGGTACACGGATTGCAAATCCATTAAGTTTTCCATTAAGCTCAGGCATAACAAGACCAATGGCTTTTGCAGCACCAGTGCTTGTGGGAATCATATTGAGTGCAGCAGCTCTAGCACGGCGTATATCTTTGTGTTTTACATCAAGAAGATTTTGGTCATTGGTATAGCTGTGGATAGTTGTCATGAGACCATTTTGGATTCCAAAGTTTTGGTGTAAAACCTTTGCGATTGTAGCGAGACAATTTGTGGTACACGAAGCATTAGAAATTACAGACTCGTTGTTATAAGAAGTATGATTTACTCCGAAAACAAAAGTAGGAGTGTTTTCTGCAGCAGCTGAAATAATAACTTTTTTGACATTATTTTTGATATGTTGAGATGCCTTATCAAGTGCATTAAACTTTCCTGTACATTCTATTACTGCTTCTGCACCATAAGGAGAAAAATCTAGAGAAGCAATATCTCTATTGCTTACGATTTTTACATTTTTGCTATTTCCTATTGTTAGAGTAGTATCATCATTTTTTTTAACTTCATAGTGTTTATGTACAGAATCATATTTGATTAAATGTAAAAGAGTATCAATGTCTGCTGTAGTATTTATTGCGCTAATTTCCATATCTTGACGCGATCCAATAATCCTAGCAACACACAAACCAATTCTACCTGTTCCATTAATAGCAATTTTTTTCATTTATATCCTTAAAATTCAAAACAAAGTTTGTAAAAATTGTTATTGAAATATTGTAATGGGAATATTATACTTAAAAACAAATACTTTTGTAAAGTTGGTAAAATCCCAAAAACTGCTTTAAAAACGCTTGATTTTTAAAAAAAAACTGTGTAGAATAACGCGTTTTTGAAACAAAAACATCATTCAAATGAAACATAGATACTCATTTTAGGGAGGAACTAAAGATGAATAAGGCAGAATTTGTTGATTTAGTAAAAGAAGTTGGTGATTATACAACCAAGAAAGATGCAGAAAATGCAATAAATGCATTTGTTGTATCTATTGAAACTGCACTAGCAAAAAAAGAAAGTGTTGAATTGGTTGGTTTTGGTAAGTTTGAAGCAGTATTGCAAAAAGGCAAGGAAGGAAAAGTTCCTGGAAGCGATAAAACTTATAAAACAGCTGATAAAATGGTTCCTAAGTTTAAACCTGGAAAAGGTTTAAAAGATTTAGTATCTAAAGCGAAGTAACCTTCCCCTCCTTTTGGGAGGGAAATATCCCCGTAGCTCAGTGGATAGAGCGTACGATTCCTAATCGTAAGGCCGTGGGTTCAAATCCCTCCGAGGATACCACTTATATTTAAGTTAATTTATTTTTGGAGAAATTGATGGAGCAAACACTATCAATCATTAAACCCGATGCAGTAAAAAAGGGTGTAATTGGAAAAATTATAGATAGATTTGAAAGTAATGGTTTGCGTATTGCAGCGATGAAGAAAATATCTTTAAGCTTACAAGATGCGCAACAATTTTATGCAATTCATAGGGAAAGACCTTTTTTTAATGATCTTGTACAGTTTATGATAAGCGGTCCTGTTGTTGTTATGGTGCTAGAAGGTGAAGGTGCTGTTGCAAAAAACCGTGCATTAATGGGTGCTACAAATCCAAAAGAAGCTGATAAGGGAACAATTAGAGCAGATTTTGCTGATAGTATTGATGCAAATGCTGTACATGGAAGCGACAGTTTGGAAAATGCAAAAATTGAAATTAATTTCTTTTTCGCTAAACGAGAAATTTGTTAAATTGTTATGAAAATATCTTTTCGAAAAATTACTTCGCAGCCTAAACAGTATGTTTTTGATACACGAGGGTTACGCTTAGAATGTGAAATTTT encodes:
- a CDS encoding glucose-6-phosphate isomerase, encoding MLNFTHFFDKNTLDNNLAKPNKNALDKVFHLLQEEIHQKKTGYYDLTSDKRAIQDSNDFIQKNSTFLENIRNIVIIGIGGSSLGLKAIDGMLKHLESRKPIKLRFLEHTDPIEIQKNLSKISLKSTLFITISKSGTTIETSSLLKFVINKYNLMDSAYKKHLIFITDDFSPLWNFAQKNAFQCFGINKNIGGRFSILSTVGILPLKLLGYDVEKILEGAYNFQKNFLQRKEEHVLKKAIFLAKNKERYPINILFSYSSVFKNFNAWFVQLWGESLGKIDIYGKKVGLTPISLIGSIDQHSFLQLITQGVMDKTITFISLNQAKYAKPKIPNLSLEYLEDTNFVNGTSFAKLLNMQQIATMQAIQNEKIPTDCIEIDVLCENSVGRLIIYFELLTSAVGVILNINTYDQPGVEYGKVLLKKMF
- the dapE gene encoding succinyl-diaminopimelate desuccinylase: MSVVEILKKLVSYPTVTPKECDIYTYIKNLLPDFEALSFNKNEVKNLFLYKVYGDLPKNTSLDNLMHLCFAGHVDVVPAGEGWGSDPFVPMLKDNKIYGRGTQDMKGGIAGFLDALMQNTHKITEPKIISILLTSDEEGVGVDGTRYVLEELKKINLLPHFAIVAEPTSSQEFGDTIKIGRRGSINGVLHILGKQGHVAYPEKCINPVEVLGERLGMLAGVNLDNGDEFFAPSKLVITDIRGGMEVVNVTPNDLKIMFNVRNSTLTTKESVEKYLIDTLKGIDYHLELKQSSYPFRSLKDGFLVKNFQEILQNLIGKEVKLSTSGGTSDARFFAQHQIEVIEFGVINDKIHSIDECVEIKELELLSQVFLQIIQKFLGVENAKSNFNEG
- a CDS encoding 6-pyruvoyl trahydropterin synthase family protein, giving the protein MIIRRSFNFCAAHIVRNCTSERCSRSLHGHNYKVEVFVSAKKLDNAGMVLDFGIFKNQIAEFIDSFDHAHHFWNKENEEVKNFYRMHSKRYVELSVNPSAENYALLFLYFINKILGAMQYENNEGEIILESVRVHETENGYAEAFKEDLDNIDFMREINLESIVFSKGIMEVWKDRKMMDKMKNYYIIGGEKPFKNPIPTQQILC
- a CDS encoding DsrE family protein, whose protein sequence is MQKVILMKGDKIGEGELGKMVGAGFIQAICMQCEKNQNLLPKAIVFLNNSVLFGLEETNKEVFAALKKLESMGVELEFCETCLNYFNIKDKLAVGRINHAMYISELLLSAEVLSL
- the ndk gene encoding nucleoside-diphosphate kinase, translating into MEQTLSIIKPDAVKKGVIGKIIDRFESNGLRIAAMKKISLSLQDAQQFYAIHRERPFFNDLVQFMISGPVVVMVLEGEGAVAKNRALMGATNPKEADKGTIRADFADSIDANAVHGSDSLENAKIEINFFFAKREIC
- a CDS encoding phosphoglycerate kinase yields the protein MLQVAGINLMQQTQSIKDIDITNKRILIRVDFNVPMDKEFNISDDTRIREALPTINYCIDNHVKNIVLVSHLGRPKSRDHKHSLRHILKRLERLLNKNITFAETIEQAKDLQNTLDNQSIILLENIRFYPEEEQNDTEFGKKLALLCDVFVNDAFGTSHRAHASTYGIAKFTAQKVAGLLLKKEIDSFAKALFNPIKPVLLIVGGSKVSSKLALLYNILDVVDKVIIGGAMSNTFLKALGYDMQKSLVEDGLLEDAKKILALAVQKKVKIYLPVDVISTNSLEDNANIQTSPSQDIPQGFMAVDIGPATTRLFNQVIRASQTIIWNGPLGIYENPKFSRGTFSIAHTISDSYAFSLIGGGDTADAVDKAGERENMSFISTGGGASLELLEGKILPAFEVLDKKA
- a CDS encoding 7-carboxy-7-deazaguanine synthase QueE translates to MLKIVEIFYSIQGEGKYIGSPSVFVRVGLCNLKCRGFGQEISYRGKRLVGCDSIYAANAAFKEEWTNFNNAKDLIEAIKKVAKTQYYDIVLTGGEPSLYFDNPVLLETLEYFLARSHRICVESNGSIYFTFNEILKQIEFTLSVKLSNSLEEKNKRVNIPAIQNILDHAKDVVFKFVIDEALCQEEKGISEINEILSQISGSYEVYLMPMGSETIVLDRNIQAILPLCLKYNFKLTDRLHIRIWGDKRGV
- the corA gene encoding magnesium/cobalt transporter CorA, with the protein product MMNIFIKKNSLVVRESFSNTDTIQLKDQIILWIDLLHPTFEEVAYIAKTYKLDIPTKEEREEIEQSARYWEDSTSVTINSFFLVRPAKLQLHNETVTFILYNGILFTIRYGDFKVFDEIQQRVLASPKNFEDGFDLISKIYEVRVEKDADMLEEVGHETKILRKEVFDKDQPDYTNILQRLSNLQEINMSVRDSLADKRRAITALLKSDKIDMDTKKNLNIVLKDLNSLVEFATVNMNILDNVQSLFTNQINIEQNKIIKLFTVATMAMMPPTLIGTIYGMNFKNMPELEWAFGYPIAIIVMVVSTILPVLYFKKKGWL
- the selD gene encoding selenide, water dikinase SelD: MFSSLSQPQNPNLVAGFEHNEDCGIYQIDSNNFLLQSVDFITPVVDDPYIYGKIAAANALSDIFTMGSEVQTALNILMWDREHVSKEALGEILKGGMEKIIESNAVLLGGHTIIDREQKYGLSVSGIAQKFWKNNTAKIGDVLILCKPIGSGIITTALKKEKLLLSQAQICIDSMQLLNLYAMRVAKNYPISACTDITGFGLIGHIYEMCREDLGVNLFVDSVAIFPQVTELILQGCVSGGSKNNKAYYEKYVKKEKEMQEDIFLYDAQTSGGIVFALSKEKAKFLLDELKKTKYEYASIIGEFVPRRGDCAIVLG
- a CDS encoding HU family DNA-binding protein — protein: MNKAEFVDLVKEVGDYTTKKDAENAINAFVVSIETALAKKESVELVGFGKFEAVLQKGKEGKVPGSDKTYKTADKMVPKFKPGKGLKDLVSKAK
- a CDS encoding TerC family protein → MFAWIYDPSTWGVLCILIALEVVLGIDNLVFIAIATSKLSQKKRDQARILGLILAMFMRIALLFSITWIVTLTSPLVYFANFSFSGKDLFLFCGGAFLIYKSIVELKELSFKTQEYSTLDTKNSTNFWLSVIQIGILDIIFSLDSVITAVGMLQDITTKSQHIISLASIAIIITVLIMLFVSGYITNFIHHHPSIKVLALCILILIGATLMLDSFKIHFSKNFIYFAMGFALVVQCIIIYKNK
- the gap gene encoding type I glyceraldehyde-3-phosphate dehydrogenase translates to MKKIAINGTGRIGLCVARIIGSRQDMEISAINTTADIDTLLHLIKYDSVHKHYEVKKNDDTTLTIGNSKNVKIVSNRDIASLDFSPYGAEAVIECTGKFNALDKASQHIKNNVKKVIISAAAENTPTFVFGVNHTSYNNESVISNASCTTNCLATIAKVLHQNFGIQNGLMTTIHSYTNDQNLLDVKHKDIRRARAAALNMIPTSTGAAKAIGLVMPELNGKLNGFAIRVPTPDVSLVDLTLNLEKQASKEEINAAFKEAEQSYLKDLLLIDEEKCVSSDFIGSSYSAIFVPDKTLVQGNTAKVLAWYDNEMGYSHRLVDMCAYMMDF